In one Niallia taxi genomic region, the following are encoded:
- a CDS encoding M16 family metallopeptidase → MIKRYTCQNGVRIVLENIPTVRSVAIGVWIGTGSRNEDEKNNGVSHFLEHMFFKGTKTRNAREIAESFDSIGGQVNAFTSKEYTCYYAKVLDTHSDFALEVLADMFFHSTFEEGELKKEKNVVYEEIKMYEDTPDDIVHDLLSQAVYEKHPLGYPILGTEETLSTFNGDTLREYMFDHYTPENTVISIAGNITESFIAEVEKYFGAFEAGKSEAVISEPAFHTNRVSRKKETEQAHLCLGYEGLKVGHEDMYSLISLNNILGGSMSSRLFQDVREQKGLAYSVFSYHSSFQDSGIVTIYGGTGAKQLDELYETIQTTLETLKRDGITEKELANSKEQLKGSLMLSLESTNSRMSRNGKNELLLGKHHTLDEIITKIDKVSNADVNKMAHQIFTDSYSVSLISPDGQLPKSLL, encoded by the coding sequence TTGATTAAAAGATATACTTGCCAAAACGGAGTAAGAATAGTGCTGGAGAACATACCTACCGTTCGCTCTGTAGCTATTGGTGTATGGATAGGCACTGGTTCAAGAAATGAAGACGAAAAAAACAATGGAGTTTCCCATTTTCTGGAGCACATGTTTTTTAAAGGAACAAAAACAAGGAATGCAAGAGAAATTGCAGAATCCTTTGATAGCATAGGTGGGCAAGTAAATGCATTTACTTCAAAAGAGTATACTTGCTATTATGCAAAAGTGCTTGATACACATTCTGATTTTGCACTTGAAGTGCTTGCAGACATGTTCTTCCATTCTACCTTTGAAGAGGGAGAGCTAAAGAAAGAAAAAAACGTTGTCTATGAAGAAATAAAAATGTATGAAGACACTCCTGATGATATTGTTCATGATCTATTAAGTCAGGCAGTTTATGAAAAGCACCCGCTTGGATATCCTATTTTAGGAACAGAGGAAACGTTAAGTACCTTTAATGGCGATACATTAAGAGAATATATGTTTGACCACTATACACCGGAAAACACGGTTATTTCCATTGCTGGGAATATTACGGAAAGCTTTATTGCGGAAGTAGAGAAATACTTTGGCGCGTTTGAAGCTGGCAAAAGTGAAGCGGTAATCAGTGAACCAGCCTTCCATACGAACAGGGTTTCACGTAAAAAGGAAACAGAACAGGCGCATCTTTGTCTTGGATATGAGGGACTAAAGGTTGGTCATGAAGACATGTATAGTTTAATATCTCTGAATAATATTTTGGGCGGAAGCATGAGCAGCCGATTATTCCAAGATGTAAGGGAGCAAAAGGGGTTAGCATATTCTGTCTTTTCCTATCATTCCTCCTTCCAAGACAGTGGGATTGTAACGATTTACGGTGGAACTGGTGCTAAGCAGCTTGATGAGCTGTATGAAACGATTCAGACAACTCTTGAGACGCTTAAACGCGACGGCATTACAGAAAAAGAGCTAGCGAACAGCAAGGAACAATTAAAAGGCAGCTTGATGTTAAGCTTAGAGAGCACAAACAGCAGAATGAGCCGAAATGGCAAAAATGAATTGCTGCTTGGTAAACATCATACTTTAGACGAAATAATTACGAAGATAGATAAGGTATCTAATGCGGACGTGAATAAAATGGCACATCAAATTTTCACTGATTCCTATTCTGTATCGCTTATCAGTCCAGACGGTCAACTGCCAAAAAGCCTTCTATAA
- the dpaA gene encoding dipicolinic acid synthetase subunit A produces MLTGMKIAIIGGDARQLEIVRKLTEQHAQLSLVGFEQLDHAFAGATKEKIDNVDFSMIDAIILPVKGTDLNGQVDTIFSNEKVFLTEEMLEKTPSHCTIYSGITNDYLNGIIKRTNTVLVQLFNRDDVAILNSIPTVEGTIMMAIQHTDTTIHGSNILVLGLGRVGMSVARTFHALGGKVKVAASESEHLARILEMGLTPVPLNELESAVCDIDICINTIPHLVVTSPVIEKMPLHTLIIDLASKPGGTDFQYAEKRGVKALLAPSLPGIVAPKTAGNILAEVLSQLLQEEWQSRKEQS; encoded by the coding sequence ATGCTGACAGGGATGAAAATCGCCATTATCGGCGGCGATGCAAGGCAGCTCGAAATTGTCCGCAAACTGACAGAGCAGCATGCACAGCTTTCTTTAGTAGGCTTTGAACAGCTGGATCATGCTTTTGCTGGAGCTACAAAAGAAAAAATCGATAATGTAGATTTTTCAATGATTGATGCAATCATTCTGCCTGTTAAAGGAACCGATCTAAACGGACAGGTGGATACTATCTTTTCGAACGAAAAGGTTTTTTTAACAGAAGAAATGCTAGAAAAGACACCGTCCCATTGCACTATTTACTCGGGAATCACCAATGACTATTTAAATGGTATCATCAAAAGAACAAATACTGTGTTAGTTCAGTTGTTCAACAGAGATGATGTAGCAATACTCAACAGCATTCCGACAGTTGAAGGAACCATAATGATGGCCATTCAGCATACTGATACGACCATTCATGGCTCCAATATACTTGTTCTTGGTTTAGGGCGTGTTGGAATGAGTGTAGCAAGAACCTTTCATGCACTAGGAGGAAAGGTGAAGGTCGCAGCGAGTGAAAGTGAGCACCTGGCCAGAATATTAGAAATGGGACTTACACCTGTTCCATTAAATGAATTAGAGAGTGCGGTTTGTGATATAGATATTTGCATCAATACAATTCCTCATCTTGTTGTCACATCCCCTGTCATTGAAAAAATGCCGCTGCATACCTTGATCATTGATCTTGCCTCAAAACCAGGAGGAACGGATTTCCAATATGCAGAAAAAAGAGGGGTAAAGGCGTTGCTTGCACCAAGTTTACCTGGAATTGTCGCGCCTAAGACTGCTGGGAATATTTTAGCAGAGGTACTATCACAACTGCTGCAAGAAGAATGGCAAAGTCGAAAGGAGCAATCTTAA
- a CDS encoding polysaccharide deacetylase family protein gives MKRIIPMAGILLAAWLVVNNPLSNTYVASLVDNRESITVSKESNLLETIESNAKKYRIDAVDAKIDPVWKAIPGINGLEVDIKASYNKMKKDGVFDEHKLVYKQLKPKVHLNDLSASPIYKGNPDKKMVSFLINVAWGNEYLPDILATLKKQNVKASFFLEGRWVQKNPELAKMIVEAGHEVGNHSYTHPDMSKISEAKIREEIIKTNDVIEATTGKKVTWLAPPSGYFNDAVVRIAKEQKLGTLMWSVDTIDWQKPSPDVLLQRVMSKVHNGAMILMHPTESTSSSLDELITQIKQKDLEINTVTEMLSEERSMSDNE, from the coding sequence ATGAAAAGAATAATTCCGATGGCTGGAATCCTGCTAGCAGCATGGCTTGTTGTAAACAATCCATTATCCAATACATATGTAGCAAGTTTGGTTGATAACCGTGAAAGTATTACAGTTTCTAAAGAGAGCAATTTATTAGAAACAATTGAAAGTAATGCAAAGAAGTATCGTATAGATGCTGTCGACGCTAAAATTGATCCGGTGTGGAAAGCTATTCCAGGCATAAATGGACTTGAGGTCGACATTAAAGCTTCCTATAATAAGATGAAAAAAGATGGCGTTTTTGATGAACATAAACTTGTTTATAAACAATTAAAGCCGAAGGTTCATCTCAACGATTTATCTGCATCTCCTATTTATAAAGGCAACCCTGATAAAAAAATGGTAAGCTTCCTCATTAATGTTGCGTGGGGAAATGAGTATTTACCAGATATTTTGGCAACTTTAAAAAAGCAAAATGTAAAAGCAAGCTTTTTTCTTGAAGGAAGATGGGTCCAAAAAAATCCCGAGCTGGCAAAAATGATTGTGGAAGCAGGGCATGAGGTTGGCAACCATTCCTATACACATCCTGATATGAGTAAAATAAGTGAAGCGAAGATCAGAGAAGAAATTATCAAGACAAATGATGTGATTGAAGCAACCACTGGAAAAAAGGTGACATGGCTTGCGCCTCCTAGCGGTTATTTTAATGATGCGGTGGTGCGTATAGCAAAAGAACAGAAGCTTGGGACCTTAATGTGGTCAGTTGATACGATTGATTGGCAAAAACCAAGTCCTGATGTGCTGCTGCAGCGTGTCATGAGCAAGGTCCATAATGGTGCAATGATATTAATGCATCCAACAGAATCTACCTCTAGCAGCTTAGATGAACTCATAACCCAAATAAAGCAAAAGGATTTAGAGATTAATACTGTCACAGAAATGCTTAGCGAGGAACGTTCTATGTCAGATAACGAATGA
- the dpaB gene encoding dipicolinate synthase subunit B, with translation MSLQGKRIGFGISASHCTYAEVMPQVEKLVSLGADVVPVVTGNVQNTDTRFGKGLEWIGKLEEVTGNKIIDSIVKAEPLGPKIPLDCMVIAPLTGNSMSKFANAMTDNAVLMAAKATLRNQKPVVLGISTNDALGLNGVNLMRLMATKHIYFIPFGQDDPVKKPNSMVARMSSLAETIGAAIEGKQIQPVIIEKFLD, from the coding sequence ATGAGCTTACAAGGAAAACGAATTGGGTTCGGAATTTCTGCCTCCCACTGCACATATGCAGAAGTAATGCCACAAGTAGAAAAGCTTGTTAGTCTTGGTGCAGATGTCGTTCCAGTTGTTACAGGTAATGTGCAAAATACAGATACAAGATTTGGCAAAGGGTTGGAATGGATCGGCAAGCTGGAAGAAGTGACAGGTAATAAGATTATTGACAGCATTGTCAAAGCGGAGCCACTTGGTCCAAAAATTCCGCTTGATTGCATGGTAATTGCCCCGCTTACCGGAAACAGCATGAGCAAATTTGCTAATGCCATGACAGACAATGCAGTACTTATGGCAGCAAAAGCAACATTAAGAAACCAAAAGCCAGTTGTTTTAGGGATATCAACAAATGATGCTTTAGGGCTGAACGGAGTTAACCTAATGCGTCTGATGGCAACCAAACATATTTATTTCATTCCTTTCGGTCAGGACGATCCGGTCAAAAAACCAAATTCCATGGTTGCAAGAATGAGTAGTCTTGCTGAAACGATTGGTGCAGCAATAGAAGGGAAACAAATTCAGCCCGTCATCATCGAGAAATTTTTAGATTAG
- the dapA gene encoding 4-hydroxy-tetrahydrodipicolinate synthase yields MGLFGRVSTAMITPFDAKGHIDFPKTTQIVNHLIANGTDSLVVAGTTGESPTLSKQEKIALFKHVVKVVEKRVPIIAGTGGNNTYDSIEMTKEAERAGVDAVMVVGPYYNKPNQEGLYQHVKAVADATSLPVMIYNIPGRSAVNIEPETIIRLSAVENIVAVKEASGNLNNITKIIAGTPSDFYVYSGDDSLTLPLLSVGGTGVISVASHVIGPEMQAMVGAFLEGDIAKAAQMHQELLPVMTALFAAPNPVPVKTALQLKGIDVGSVRLPLVPLTEEERTKLASFF; encoded by the coding sequence ATGGGTTTATTTGGTAGAGTGTCAACGGCCATGATTACACCATTTGATGCAAAGGGACATATTGATTTTCCGAAAACAACACAGATTGTTAATCATTTGATTGCAAATGGAACAGATTCCTTAGTTGTTGCAGGAACAACTGGCGAATCTCCAACATTATCAAAACAAGAAAAGATTGCATTATTTAAGCATGTGGTAAAGGTAGTGGAAAAGAGAGTTCCAATCATCGCAGGGACTGGTGGTAATAACACTTATGACTCCATCGAGATGACGAAAGAAGCAGAACGGGCAGGCGTTGATGCTGTAATGGTTGTAGGCCCATATTATAACAAGCCTAACCAAGAAGGGCTGTATCAGCATGTGAAGGCAGTTGCAGATGCTACATCCCTTCCTGTTATGATTTATAATATTCCAGGTCGTTCTGCTGTTAATATCGAACCCGAAACAATTATTCGATTATCAGCTGTTGAAAATATTGTGGCAGTGAAGGAAGCAAGTGGAAACCTAAATAATATCACAAAAATTATTGCAGGTACCCCAAGTGATTTCTATGTATATAGTGGAGATGATAGTTTAACATTGCCATTGCTGTCTGTCGGCGGAACAGGTGTTATTTCCGTTGCCTCACATGTAATTGGTCCTGAGATGCAGGCAATGGTAGGTGCTTTCCTTGAGGGAGATATCGCAAAAGCAGCACAGATGCATCAAGAATTGCTGCCAGTTATGACAGCACTATTTGCTGCACCTAACCCTGTACCAGTTAAAACAGCTCTTCAATTAAAAGGCATTGATGTCGGTTCAGTCCGATTGCCTCTTGTACCGCTGACAGAAGAGGAAAGAACAAAACTGGCAAGCTTTTTCTAA
- the dapG gene encoding aspartate kinase, with the protein MTKIVVQKFGGTSVRDEQSRNQAKEHIQDALAIGQKVVVVVSAMGRKGEPYATDTLLSLIGGSESQLSKRENDLLLSCGEIISSVVFTQLLLENNIKATALTGAQAGFVTNDDFTNARILEMDCTRVHQELETYDVVVVAGFQGAAQNGDTTTLGRGGSDTSAAALGAALNAEVIDIFTDVEGIMTADPRIAENARPLSVVTYTEVCNMAYQGAKVIHPRAVEIAMQAEIPIRIRSTHSKGTGTLVTSSSHENKGSDIKERPVTGIAHVANVTQIKVLAKKDQYDLQSQVFKAMANEEISVDFINISLNSVIYTVTDEMAKKATAVLQEMGYEPIVEKECAKVSVVGAGMAGVPGVTSKIVTALSNKGIRILQSADSHTTIWVLVKQEDLVRAVNVLHDSFELDKEQY; encoded by the coding sequence ATGACAAAAATAGTAGTACAAAAATTCGGTGGAACATCTGTAAGGGATGAACAAAGCCGCAATCAAGCTAAAGAGCATATACAAGATGCTTTAGCAATTGGCCAAAAAGTAGTAGTAGTTGTTTCCGCAATGGGAAGAAAAGGGGAACCGTATGCAACAGATACTCTTTTATCTCTTATCGGTGGTTCAGAGAGTCAGTTAAGCAAACGTGAAAATGACTTGCTGTTGTCTTGTGGAGAAATCATTTCCAGTGTCGTATTTACACAGCTGTTACTGGAAAACAACATAAAAGCAACAGCACTTACAGGCGCTCAAGCCGGATTTGTTACAAATGATGACTTCACTAATGCGAGAATTCTAGAAATGGATTGCACACGCGTCCATCAAGAGCTTGAAACTTATGATGTAGTAGTTGTTGCCGGCTTCCAGGGTGCTGCTCAAAACGGTGATACAACAACATTGGGCAGAGGCGGAAGTGATACGTCCGCTGCTGCATTAGGTGCCGCGTTAAATGCAGAAGTAATCGATATCTTCACAGATGTGGAAGGTATTATGACGGCAGATCCGCGAATTGCTGAAAATGCAAGACCACTTTCCGTTGTGACGTATACGGAGGTTTGCAATATGGCATATCAAGGTGCAAAGGTTATTCACCCAAGAGCGGTGGAGATTGCTATGCAGGCGGAAATTCCAATTCGCATCCGTTCCACACATTCAAAAGGAACAGGAACACTTGTAACATCAAGCAGCCATGAGAATAAAGGCAGTGATATTAAAGAAAGACCTGTGACAGGAATTGCTCATGTCGCAAATGTAACGCAGATTAAGGTTCTTGCAAAAAAAGACCAGTATGATCTGCAATCTCAAGTATTTAAGGCAATGGCCAATGAAGAAATCAGTGTTGACTTCATTAATATTTCACTGAACAGTGTGATATACACAGTAACAGATGAAATGGCAAAAAAAGCAACAGCTGTATTACAGGAAATGGGCTATGAGCCAATAGTAGAGAAAGAATGTGCGAAGGTTTCAGTGGTTGGTGCCGGCATGGCAGGCGTGCCAGGCGTTACTTCAAAAATTGTCACAGCACTTTCTAATAAAGGAATTCGCATTTTACAATCTGCGGATAGCCATACGACTATTTGGGTCCTCGTTAAACAGGAGGATTTAGTCCGCGCTGTAAACGTATTGCATGATTCATTTGAATTAGATAAGGAACAGTATTAA
- a CDS encoding YlmC/YmxH family sporulation protein has protein sequence MRLSELSGKELVDVKNAVRLGMLGQTDLEINEKDGQIKTLLIPSLKWFGFRKTGDELRVPWSHIKKIGTDMIIIDIPNKDEPT, from the coding sequence ATGAGACTAAGCGAATTGAGCGGAAAAGAGCTAGTGGATGTCAAAAACGCCGTCCGCCTTGGCATGCTCGGACAAACCGATTTGGAGATTAATGAAAAGGATGGGCAAATTAAAACATTGCTGATCCCTTCTCTAAAGTGGTTTGGCTTCCGCAAAACGGGGGATGAACTGCGAGTGCCTTGGTCCCACATAAAAAAAATCGGCACTGACATGATTATTATTGATATACCAAATAAGGACGAACCGACTTAA
- a CDS encoding ribonuclease J, with translation MKKNEKIKLVALGGVGENGKNMFAVEVDEDIFVIDAGLMYPQNEMLGIDIVVPDITYLKQNEERVKGIFLTHGHEDHIGGLSFFLRELNVPVYTTRLTAELAKEKMKEQDFKGQVRFEIVTSKSVLKFSSASVSFFKVNHSIPDSIAIVIHTSEGAIVHTGDFKFDQTAGDLYKPGYAEMAKLGERGVLCLLSDSTDADKPGYSTSDSVVTEELTNAFLRTKGRIIATVFATDLNRIQHIFDAAAKANRKIAVMGKNLQVILNIALKHGYIDIQEDILVSFQEIQGREKNETIILTTGNKGEPVEALHRMARKNHKQVNIGDGDTILFAASSLLGGEVFVNKTIDMLYRLGASVLTGNKTFNSSNHGSQEELKFMINILKPKFFIPIHGEYRVLKPHAQLAEKCGVLPKNIHIPEQGEMMEIKDGKLRTSGKVPAGNVLIDGSGIGDVGNIVLRDRKLLSQDGILTVVVTLNKQERKISAGPEIITRGFVYVRESEQLLEEAANRVKDIVEKSISKDSFDWTGIKQDIRDTLNQFLYEKTKRRPMILPIIMEVKTPRNKDTK, from the coding sequence GTGAAGAAAAATGAAAAGATAAAGCTGGTTGCCCTCGGAGGAGTAGGGGAGAACGGTAAAAATATGTTTGCAGTCGAAGTCGATGAAGACATATTTGTAATTGATGCTGGCTTAATGTATCCGCAAAATGAGATGCTTGGAATCGATATCGTCGTTCCAGATATTACTTATTTAAAACAAAACGAAGAACGAGTGAAGGGAATCTTCTTAACGCACGGACATGAAGATCATATTGGGGGACTATCCTTCTTTCTTAGAGAGCTGAACGTACCTGTTTACACTACAAGGCTAACGGCTGAATTGGCGAAGGAAAAAATGAAGGAGCAAGACTTTAAAGGACAAGTTCGTTTTGAAATTGTAACTTCCAAATCAGTATTGAAATTCAGCTCTGCTTCTGTGTCGTTCTTCAAGGTGAACCACAGCATACCTGATAGCATTGCTATTGTCATTCATACATCTGAAGGTGCAATAGTTCATACTGGTGACTTTAAATTTGATCAAACTGCTGGTGACCTGTATAAACCAGGTTATGCTGAGATGGCAAAACTAGGTGAAAGAGGCGTTCTTTGTTTGCTATCTGACAGTACAGATGCGGACAAGCCTGGCTACTCTACATCAGATTCGGTTGTAACAGAGGAATTGACAAATGCCTTTCTTCGTACGAAAGGCAGAATCATCGCAACTGTTTTTGCAACAGATTTAAACAGAATTCAGCATATTTTTGATGCAGCCGCAAAAGCAAACCGTAAGATTGCAGTAATGGGTAAAAATCTTCAAGTTATTTTAAATATTGCGCTAAAGCATGGCTATATTGATATTCAAGAAGATATCCTTGTCTCCTTCCAAGAGATTCAAGGTCGTGAGAAAAACGAAACAATCATTTTAACAACAGGCAACAAGGGTGAGCCAGTTGAAGCATTGCATAGAATGGCAAGGAAAAATCATAAACAAGTAAACATCGGTGATGGAGATACTATTTTGTTTGCAGCATCGTCGTTACTTGGTGGCGAAGTATTTGTTAATAAAACGATTGATATGCTATACCGTTTAGGTGCAAGTGTTCTAACTGGTAACAAAACATTCAATAGCTCTAACCACGGCAGTCAGGAAGAGCTTAAGTTTATGATTAATATTTTGAAGCCGAAGTTCTTCATTCCAATTCACGGAGAGTATCGTGTATTAAAACCACATGCGCAGCTTGCTGAGAAATGTGGAGTTCTGCCGAAGAATATCCATATTCCTGAACAGGGAGAAATGATGGAAATTAAAGACGGCAAGCTTCGTACAAGCGGAAAAGTTCCTGCTGGTAATGTTTTAATTGATGGCAGCGGTATTGGTGATGTCGGCAATATCGTTTTAAGAGACCGTAAGCTCTTGTCTCAGGACGGAATTTTGACGGTTGTTGTTACATTAAACAAACAGGAACGCAAGATTTCTGCTGGACCTGAGATTATTACAAGAGGATTTGTGTATGTAAGGGAATCCGAACAGCTCTTGGAAGAGGCTGCAAACCGTGTTAAAGATATCGTCGAAAAAAGCATCAGCAAAGACAGCTTTGACTGGACGGGCATTAAACAAGACATAAGAGATACACTGAATCAGTTCTTGTATGAAAAAACAAAACGCAGACCGATGATACTTCCAATTATTATGGAAGTGAAAACGCCAAGAAATAAGGATACGAAGTAA
- a CDS encoding amino acid permease, producing METKNTLQKKLQPRHISLMAMGGAIGTGIFKGSGETVGVAGPGVVVAYIFAGLLLLVVMGAIAEMAIAYPNTNMKGFVLKAFGSRMSFIIGWLYCVLWLAVCIIEVVVAGSFLQYWFPDVPLWLLSILCTIFILSINLMNVKHYGEFEFWFAGIKIAMIIVFIILGAGILFGIIPSDGSNYFRNFTEHGGFFPNGFTSIFAALLVVMFSYGGSELIGVTVTEAQDAEKILPKVIKSFIFRIVLFYTLPILIICGLIPWNELTEASSPFVQVLSISGLQGAAHIMNFILIIAVLSAANSGIYGCTRMLHSLAEEGEAPKAFSKLSKSGVPTYSLVLTGVVLLLGSMIALVAQNEVFTLLMAFPGFVVSIVWISICLAQIKLRKSYKTMPSFRLWGYPYITGLAAAALTLISISFIMNEDNRISIIACLVVLAFLIIMSIFKFKKVK from the coding sequence ATGGAAACAAAAAATACGCTGCAGAAAAAATTGCAGCCGCGACATATCAGCCTGATGGCGATGGGTGGAGCTATTGGGACAGGCATTTTTAAAGGGAGCGGTGAAACGGTAGGCGTTGCTGGACCTGGAGTAGTTGTTGCCTATATTTTTGCAGGTTTATTGTTATTGGTTGTGATGGGCGCAATTGCTGAAATGGCGATCGCTTATCCAAACACAAACATGAAGGGATTTGTTTTAAAAGCGTTTGGAAGCAGAATGTCCTTTATTATTGGCTGGCTTTATTGTGTTCTTTGGCTTGCAGTGTGTATTATTGAAGTAGTTGTTGCCGGAAGCTTTTTGCAATATTGGTTTCCAGATGTGCCATTATGGCTATTAAGTATACTTTGTACTATCTTCATTTTGAGCATAAACTTAATGAATGTTAAGCACTACGGAGAGTTTGAGTTTTGGTTTGCGGGCATTAAAATTGCTATGATTATTGTATTTATTATTTTAGGTGCAGGGATTTTATTTGGTATTATACCTTCTGATGGCTCTAATTATTTCCGGAATTTCACAGAGCATGGCGGATTCTTCCCGAATGGCTTTACATCCATTTTTGCTGCTCTTTTAGTTGTAATGTTTTCATATGGAGGCTCTGAGCTTATCGGTGTCACAGTTACGGAAGCTCAAGATGCGGAGAAAATACTGCCAAAGGTTATAAAAAGCTTTATTTTCAGAATCGTCCTTTTTTATACATTGCCAATCTTAATCATCTGTGGATTAATTCCATGGAATGAATTAACGGAAGCATCAAGTCCGTTTGTACAAGTACTGTCCATATCAGGTCTGCAAGGTGCTGCACATATCATGAACTTTATCTTGATAATTGCTGTATTGTCTGCAGCTAACTCTGGCATTTATGGATGTACAAGAATGCTTCACTCTCTTGCAGAGGAGGGAGAAGCGCCAAAAGCGTTCAGTAAGCTTTCAAAAAGCGGTGTTCCAACATATAGCCTTGTTTTAACAGGTGTCGTATTATTGCTTGGATCAATGATTGCCCTTGTTGCACAAAATGAAGTATTTACACTGCTGATGGCATTCCCAGGCTTTGTTGTTTCGATTGTTTGGATAAGTATTTGCCTAGCTCAAATTAAACTGCGTAAGAGCTATAAAACGATGCCAAGTTTTCGTTTATGGGGTTATCCATATATTACAGGGCTTGCAGCTGCAGCACTTACACTAATAAGTATCAGCTTTATAATGAATGAGGATAACAGAATCAGTATTATTGCTTGTTTGGTTGTACTGGCATTTTTGATCATTATGTCTATTTTTAAATTTAAAAAAGTAAAATGA
- the asd gene encoding aspartate-semialdehyde dehydrogenase: MEQKTGFNVAVVGATGAVGQQMIKTLESRDFPISKLTLLSSKRSAGTKVTYKDTEITVEEATPESFKGIDIALFSAGGGVSKELAPHAVSHGAIVVDNTSAFRMDENVPLVVPEVNEEDLHKHNGIIANPNCSTIQMVVALQPLREKYGLSKVLVSTYQAVSGSGAAAVEELHSQTKAIINEESFEPAILPVKSDKKHYQIAFNAIPQIDVFTENGFTYEEMKMINETKKIMHDENLKVAATCVRIPVATGHSESVYFEVAATDVTASDVQSLLKAAPGVILQDDIQNQVYPMPADCVGQNDVFVGRIRKDLDVENGFHMWVVSDNLLKGAAWNSVQIAESLVKLGLVK, translated from the coding sequence ATGGAGCAGAAAACAGGATTTAATGTAGCAGTAGTCGGAGCAACTGGAGCAGTAGGACAACAAATGATTAAAACATTGGAAAGCAGAGATTTTCCTATTTCAAAATTAACTCTTTTGTCTTCAAAGCGTTCTGCAGGGACAAAGGTTACTTATAAAGACACTGAAATTACTGTAGAAGAGGCAACACCTGAGAGCTTCAAAGGAATTGACATTGCATTGTTCTCAGCAGGCGGTGGTGTATCGAAGGAGTTAGCTCCACATGCTGTTTCCCACGGGGCAATCGTTGTTGACAACACAAGTGCATTCCGCATGGATGAGAATGTACCTTTAGTCGTTCCGGAAGTAAATGAAGAGGATTTGCACAAGCATAATGGAATTATTGCAAATCCAAACTGTTCGACTATCCAAATGGTTGTCGCATTACAGCCGTTGAGAGAAAAATACGGTTTGTCAAAAGTACTTGTATCCACATACCAAGCTGTATCAGGTTCTGGAGCAGCTGCTGTTGAGGAGCTTCACAGCCAAACAAAAGCAATCATTAATGAAGAAAGCTTTGAACCGGCAATCCTTCCAGTTAAAAGCGATAAAAAACATTACCAAATCGCTTTTAATGCCATTCCGCAAATTGACGTATTTACAGAAAATGGATTTACGTATGAAGAAATGAAAATGATCAACGAAACGAAAAAAATTATGCATGACGAGAACCTGAAGGTTGCTGCAACATGTGTAAGAATTCCTGTTGCTACAGGTCATTCTGAGTCTGTCTACTTTGAGGTTGCTGCAACAGACGTAACTGCAAGTGATGTTCAAAGCTTGCTTAAAGCGGCTCCTGGTGTTATCCTACAGGACGACATCCAAAACCAAGTATATCCAATGCCGGCTGATTGTGTCGGACAAAATGATGTATTTGTTGGACGTATTCGCAAAGACCTGGATGTAGAAAACGGTTTTCATATGTGGGTTGTCTCAGATAACCTGCTAAAAGGTGCTGCTTGGAATTCAGTTCAAATTGCTGAAAGTCTTGTTAAGCTAGGACTAGTGAAATAA